The Streptomyces sp. NL15-2K genome contains a region encoding:
- a CDS encoding sugar phosphate isomerase/epimerase family protein, translating into MTVKQLSMPELVEACGELGVQNIGLWREPVQSYGLEATAKLVRDAGLTVTTLCRGGFFTAIDPAERAKALDDNRRAVDEAATLGTDVLVLVSGGLPAGSKDLHGARERIADALGELGPYAQEHGVKLAIEPLHPMYASDRCVVSTLTQALDLAERFPAQQVGVTVDTYHIWWDDNAPEQIARAGASGRIHTFQLADWTTPLPEGVLNGRGQIGDGAIDMREWQGYVEAAGYSGAIEVELFNDGLWARDGREVLAETAERFVTHTAD; encoded by the coding sequence ATGACGGTCAAGCAGCTGTCGATGCCCGAACTGGTTGAGGCATGCGGTGAGTTGGGCGTCCAGAACATCGGCCTCTGGCGCGAGCCGGTCCAGTCGTACGGCCTGGAGGCCACGGCCAAGCTGGTCCGCGACGCGGGCCTGACCGTCACCACCCTCTGCCGCGGCGGCTTCTTCACGGCGATCGACCCGGCCGAGCGCGCCAAGGCGCTGGACGACAACCGCCGGGCGGTCGACGAGGCCGCCACCCTCGGCACCGACGTGCTGGTCCTGGTCTCCGGCGGTCTGCCGGCCGGCTCCAAGGACCTGCACGGCGCGCGGGAGCGGATCGCCGACGCGCTGGGAGAGCTGGGCCCGTACGCGCAGGAGCACGGCGTGAAGCTGGCCATCGAGCCGCTCCACCCGATGTACGCCTCCGACCGCTGCGTGGTCTCCACCCTCACCCAGGCCCTCGACCTCGCGGAACGCTTCCCGGCCCAGCAGGTCGGCGTCACGGTGGACACGTACCACATCTGGTGGGACGACAACGCACCCGAGCAGATCGCCCGGGCCGGCGCCTCCGGCCGCATCCACACCTTCCAGCTCGCCGACTGGACCACGCCGTTGCCCGAGGGCGTCCTCAATGGCCGCGGGCAGATCGGCGACGGGGCGATCGACATGCGGGAGTGGCAGGGCTACGTCGAGGCCGCCGGGTACAGCGGGGCCATCGAGGTGGAGCTGTTCAACGACGGGCTGTGGGCGCGAGACGGCAGGGAAGTGCTCGCCGAGACCGCAGAACGCTTCGTG
- a CDS encoding dihydrodipicolinate synthase family protein yields MSIRLPDSSGALRTYEPRTEPLALTPASPFTSRTVFSAAHVVADPYADVSPDAPAAVDWDATLAFRRHLWSHGLGVAEAMDTAQRGMGLDWAGAAELIRRSAAEAKAVGGRIACGVGTDQLAATEIGYPYSLDEIRAGYEEQLAVVEESGSQAILMASRALAAVAKSPEDYMEVYGHLLRQSSEPVILHWLGPMFDPALEGYWGSTDLDAATNTFLEVIAAHPDKVDGIKVSLLDAQREIDLRRKLPDGVRCYTGDDFNYPELIAGDEQGFSHALLGIFDPLGPLAAEAVRVLDTGHVQGFRDLLDPTVELSRHLFQTPTRFYKTGVVFLAWLAGHQSHFTMVGGLQSARSLPHFARAYELADGLGLFPDPKLAEERMKNLLSLYGVNQ; encoded by the coding sequence GTGAGCATCCGACTGCCCGACAGCAGCGGAGCCTTGCGGACCTACGAACCCCGCACGGAACCCCTCGCCCTCACCCCGGCTTCCCCCTTCACCTCCCGTACGGTCTTCTCCGCCGCCCATGTCGTGGCCGACCCGTACGCCGACGTGTCCCCCGACGCGCCCGCCGCCGTCGACTGGGACGCCACCCTCGCCTTCCGCCGCCACCTGTGGTCGCACGGGCTGGGCGTGGCGGAGGCCATGGACACCGCCCAGCGCGGCATGGGCCTGGACTGGGCGGGCGCGGCCGAGCTGATCCGCCGCAGCGCCGCCGAGGCGAAGGCGGTCGGCGGCCGGATCGCGTGCGGCGTGGGTACGGACCAGCTGGCCGCCACGGAGATCGGCTACCCGTACAGCCTCGACGAGATCCGGGCCGGGTACGAGGAACAGCTCGCGGTGGTCGAGGAGTCGGGCTCCCAGGCCATCCTCATGGCCTCCCGGGCCCTGGCCGCCGTGGCCAAGAGCCCCGAGGACTACATGGAGGTCTACGGCCATCTCCTGCGCCAGTCCTCCGAGCCGGTGATCCTGCACTGGCTGGGCCCGATGTTCGACCCGGCGCTGGAGGGCTACTGGGGTTCCACCGACCTGGACGCGGCCACGAACACCTTCCTGGAGGTCATCGCCGCGCACCCCGACAAGGTCGACGGCATCAAGGTCTCCCTCCTGGACGCCCAGCGCGAGATCGACCTGCGCCGCAAGCTCCCCGACGGCGTCCGCTGCTACACGGGCGACGACTTCAACTACCCCGAGCTGATCGCGGGCGACGAGCAGGGCTTCAGCCACGCCCTGCTGGGCATCTTCGACCCGCTGGGCCCGCTGGCGGCCGAGGCGGTACGGGTCCTGGACACGGGCCACGTGCAGGGCTTCCGCGACCTGCTCGACCCCACCGTCGAACTCTCCCGCCACCTCTTCCAGACCCCCACCCGCTTCTACAAGACGGGCGTGGTCTTCCTGGCCTGGCTGGCCGGCCACCAGTCGCACTTCACGATGGTCGGCGGCCTGCAGTCGGCCCGCTCCCTCCCGCACTTCGCCCGCGCCTACGAACTCGCCGACGGCCTGGGCTTGTTCCCGGACCCGAAGCTGGCGGAGGAGCGGATGAAGAACCTGCTGAGCCTGTACGGAGTGAACCAGTGA
- a CDS encoding Gfo/Idh/MocA family oxidoreductase has protein sequence MTRKTVRIAMNGVTGRMGYRQHLVRSILALREQGGLDLGDGTVLWPEPILVGRREHALRALAEQHGLEHVSTDLDAVLADPTVDIYFDAQVTSAREEALKKAIAAGKHIYTEKPTATGLEGALELARLAADAGIKHGVVQDKLFLPGLLKLKRLIDGGFFGRILSIRGEFGYWVFEGDWQAAQRPSWNYRSEDGGGIVVDMFPHWEYVLHELFGRVKSVQAIATTHIPQRWDENGKPYDATADDAAYGIFELEGGAIAQINSSWAVRVNRDELVEFQVDGTEGSAVAGLRNCRVQHRSATPKPVWNPDIPATEVFRDQWQEVPDNAEFDNGFKAQWELFLRHVYADAPYHWDLLAGARGVQLAELGLASSAEGRRIDVPEVAL, from the coding sequence GTGACACGCAAGACGGTGCGTATCGCCATGAACGGCGTGACCGGGCGCATGGGCTACCGCCAGCACCTGGTCCGCTCCATCCTGGCCCTCCGCGAGCAGGGCGGCCTCGACCTCGGCGACGGCACCGTGCTGTGGCCGGAGCCGATCCTGGTCGGCCGCCGCGAGCACGCCCTCAGGGCGCTCGCCGAGCAGCACGGCCTGGAGCACGTCTCGACGGACCTGGACGCGGTCCTCGCCGACCCGACCGTGGACATCTACTTCGACGCCCAGGTCACCTCCGCCCGCGAGGAGGCGCTCAAGAAGGCGATCGCCGCGGGCAAGCACATCTACACCGAGAAGCCCACGGCCACGGGCCTCGAGGGCGCCCTGGAGCTCGCCCGCCTCGCCGCCGACGCCGGCATCAAGCACGGCGTGGTCCAGGACAAGCTCTTCCTCCCGGGCCTGCTCAAGCTCAAGCGCCTCATCGACGGCGGTTTCTTCGGCCGCATCCTGTCCATCCGCGGCGAGTTCGGCTACTGGGTCTTCGAGGGCGACTGGCAGGCGGCCCAGCGCCCCTCCTGGAACTATCGTTCCGAGGACGGCGGTGGCATCGTTGTCGACATGTTCCCGCACTGGGAGTACGTGCTCCACGAGCTCTTCGGCCGCGTGAAGTCCGTCCAGGCCATCGCCACCACCCACATCCCGCAGCGCTGGGACGAGAACGGCAAGCCGTACGACGCGACGGCGGACGACGCCGCGTACGGCATCTTCGAGCTCGAGGGCGGCGCCATCGCCCAGATCAACTCCTCCTGGGCGGTCCGCGTCAACCGCGACGAGCTGGTGGAGTTCCAGGTGGACGGCACCGAGGGATCCGCCGTCGCCGGTCTGCGCAACTGCCGCGTCCAGCACCGCAGCGCCACCCCCAAGCCCGTCTGGAACCCGGACATCCCCGCCACCGAGGTCTTCCGCGACCAGTGGCAGGAGGTCCCCGACAACGCCGAGTTCGACAACGGCTTCAAGGCCCAGTGGGAGCTGTTCCTCCGGCACGTCTACGCCGACGCCCCCTACCACTGGGACCTCCTCGCCGGCGCCCGCGGCGTCCAGCTCGCCGAGCTGGGCCTGGCATCGTCGGCCGAGGGCCGCCGTATCGACGTCCCGGAGGTCGCGCTGTGA
- a CDS encoding LacI family DNA-binding transcriptional regulator, translated as MTVTLADVAARAQVSPATVSRVLNGNYPVAASTRERVLRAVDELDYVLNGPASALAAATSDLVGILVNDIADPFFGIMAGAIQSEIGGPGGRAGGERLAVVCNTGGSPERELTYLTLLQRQRAAAVVLTGGAIEDAAHSAAMSAKMRRLEDAGTRVVLCGRPPAPDTRAIALTFDNRGGGRELTEHLIDLGHRRLGYIAGPEERTTTRHRLEGHRAALEAHGIEEDPRWTVHGRYDRRSGYEATLELLRRDPSLTAVVAANDSVALGACAALRDSGLRIPEDVSVAGFDDLPFSIDAVPSLTTVRLPLAEAGARAGRIAMGREEPPPGGIATVRGELMVRGSSGVPRG; from the coding sequence ATGACGGTGACCCTGGCGGACGTGGCGGCCCGCGCCCAGGTCTCCCCCGCGACGGTGTCGCGCGTACTGAACGGGAACTACCCCGTCGCCGCCTCGACCCGTGAGCGGGTGCTACGGGCGGTGGACGAGCTGGACTACGTACTGAACGGCCCGGCGAGTGCCCTGGCCGCCGCGACCTCGGACCTGGTCGGGATCCTGGTGAACGACATCGCCGACCCGTTCTTCGGGATCATGGCGGGCGCGATCCAGTCGGAGATCGGGGGGCCGGGCGGACGGGCCGGCGGGGAACGGCTGGCGGTGGTGTGCAACACCGGTGGCTCTCCCGAGCGGGAGCTGACGTACTTGACCCTGCTCCAGCGGCAGCGGGCCGCGGCGGTCGTGCTGACCGGCGGTGCCATCGAGGACGCGGCGCACAGCGCGGCGATGTCGGCGAAGATGCGGAGGCTGGAGGACGCGGGGACGCGGGTGGTGCTGTGCGGGCGGCCGCCGGCGCCGGACACCCGGGCGATCGCGCTGACCTTCGACAACCGCGGGGGCGGGCGTGAGCTGACGGAACACCTGATCGACCTGGGGCACCGGCGACTCGGCTACATCGCGGGTCCCGAGGAGCGTACGACGACCCGCCACCGACTGGAGGGCCACCGGGCGGCACTGGAGGCCCACGGGATCGAGGAGGATCCGCGCTGGACGGTGCACGGGCGGTACGACCGGCGGTCCGGCTACGAGGCCACGCTGGAGCTGCTGCGGCGGGATCCGTCCCTGACGGCCGTGGTCGCCGCGAACGACTCCGTCGCGCTGGGGGCGTGCGCGGCGCTGCGGGACTCCGGGCTGCGGATCCCGGAGGACGTGTCGGTCGCCGGGTTCGACGACCTGCCGTTCAGCATCGACGCGGTGCCTTCGCTCACGACGGTGAGGTTGCCGCTGGCGGAGGCGGGGGCGCGGGCCGGGCGTATCGCGATGGGGCGGGAGGAGCCGCCGCCCGGGGGGATCGCGACGGTTCGGGGGGAGCTGATGGTACGGGGGTCCTCCGGGGTGCCGCGGGGTTGA
- a CDS encoding bifunctional helix-turn-helix transcriptional regulator/GNAT family N-acetyltransferase — protein MSVQDIRAFNRFYTNVIGALDYSRHLYAPYTLTESRVLYELAHSPRTDVADLRTELSLDAGYLSRILNKFEQDGLVERAPSARDPRRRRITLTARGRETAVLLAERANESVGALLATVPSADRPRLSEAMRTVRELLSDGRPPRREDVVLREPRPGDLGWIVQRNAALYAAEYGFNTDYEGLVARIVADFAEDHDPHLERVWIAELDGRPVGCVMCVRDEAPATARLRLLLVEPDARGLGIGDRLVRAVVDFARGVGYRDVVLWTNDILAAARRIYQRHGFVLVAEKPHRSFGQDLNGQDWRLELHGGED, from the coding sequence ATGAGCGTCCAGGACATCCGTGCCTTCAACCGCTTCTACACGAACGTCATCGGCGCCCTCGACTACAGCCGCCACCTCTACGCCCCCTACACCCTCACCGAGTCCCGCGTCCTGTACGAGCTCGCGCACTCCCCGCGTACGGACGTGGCCGATCTGCGCACCGAGCTCTCCCTGGACGCCGGGTACCTGAGCCGCATCCTGAACAAGTTCGAGCAGGACGGGCTCGTCGAGCGCGCCCCGTCCGCGCGCGATCCACGCCGTCGCCGCATCACGCTCACCGCGCGCGGCCGCGAGACCGCCGTGCTGCTGGCCGAGCGCGCCAACGAGAGCGTCGGCGCGCTGCTCGCCACCGTCCCGTCCGCCGACCGCCCCCGCCTGTCCGAGGCGATGCGGACCGTCCGCGAGCTCCTCTCCGACGGCCGCCCTCCCCGCCGCGAGGACGTCGTCCTGCGCGAACCGCGCCCCGGCGACCTCGGCTGGATCGTGCAGCGCAACGCCGCCCTGTACGCCGCCGAGTACGGCTTCAACACCGACTACGAGGGGCTGGTCGCGAGGATCGTCGCCGACTTCGCCGAGGATCACGATCCGCATCTGGAGCGGGTGTGGATCGCCGAGCTGGACGGGCGTCCGGTGGGGTGCGTGATGTGCGTACGGGACGAGGCTCCCGCCACCGCCCGCCTGCGGCTCCTGCTCGTCGAGCCCGACGCCCGCGGTCTCGGCATCGGCGACCGGCTCGTGCGGGCCGTCGTCGACTTCGCCCGCGGCGTCGGCTACCGGGATGTGGTCCTGTGGACCAACGACATCCTCGCCGCCGCCCGCCGCATCTACCAGCGCCACGGTTTCGTCCTGGTCGCCGAGAAACCCCACCGTTCCTTCGGCCAGGACCTCAACGGCCAGGACTGGCGCCTGGAGCTGCACGGCGGGGAAGATTGA
- a CDS encoding sugar phosphate isomerase/epimerase family protein yields MKLAFSTLGVPGLPLPEVLRLATTHGYHGVELRAHPEEPVHTGLDLTRRTDTAAEFKAAGVELLGLAGYARVAAPGDDEPVIEEIRRLLDLARDLGAPFVRVFPGATAEQSREEADATAARRLGTAAEYATDCGVRILLETHDSHRTGADAIRVLGLVGHRQVGSLWDVMHTWLGGEQPSETYAALSPYLGYVQVKDIASAEDTTPVPLGAGVLPLTECVDVLSRHEWDGWLCWEYEKRWYEAAPPLPTLLAAGRDHLSRLLNDSA; encoded by the coding sequence ATGAAACTGGCGTTCTCCACCCTCGGCGTCCCCGGCCTCCCCCTCCCGGAAGTGCTGCGGCTCGCGACCACGCACGGCTACCACGGCGTCGAACTGCGCGCGCATCCGGAGGAGCCGGTGCACACCGGCCTCGACCTGACCCGCCGTACCGATACGGCGGCCGAGTTCAAGGCGGCGGGAGTGGAACTCCTCGGCCTCGCGGGGTACGCCCGGGTGGCCGCACCGGGCGACGACGAGCCCGTGATAGAGGAGATCCGCCGCCTGCTCGACCTCGCCCGCGACCTGGGCGCCCCCTTCGTCCGGGTCTTCCCCGGCGCCACCGCGGAACAGAGCCGCGAGGAGGCCGACGCCACGGCCGCCCGGAGGCTCGGCACGGCCGCGGAGTACGCCACCGACTGCGGCGTACGCATCCTGCTCGAAACCCACGACTCGCACCGCACCGGCGCCGACGCGATCCGCGTCCTCGGCCTGGTGGGCCACCGCCAGGTCGGCTCGCTCTGGGACGTCATGCACACCTGGCTGGGCGGCGAGCAGCCCTCGGAGACGTACGCGGCGCTCTCGCCGTACCTCGGATACGTCCAGGTCAAGGACATCGCCTCGGCCGAGGACACGACCCCGGTACCCCTCGGCGCCGGCGTCCTGCCGCTCACCGAGTGCGTGGACGTCCTCTCCCGCCACGAGTGGGACGGCTGGCTCTGCTGGGAGTACGAGAAGCGCTGGTACGAGGCGGCGCCGCCGCTGCCCACCCTGCTGGCCGCAGGCCGCGACCACCTGTCCCGACTACTGAACGACTCGGCCTGA
- a CDS encoding glycoside hydrolase family 3 protein: MPSRRTFLAGTAGITTALTIGNPAHAGATNDKSDKSDKSDKQLRALISRMTLPEKVGQLFVTRVYGHSATAPDQADIDANLKELGVRTAAELVARYRVGGIIYFTWAHNTRDPHQIADLSNGIQKASLERQRGLPVLISTDQEHGIVCRVGEPATLFPGAMAVGAGGSRADARTLGRIAGQELRAIGVRQNYSPVADVNVNPANPVIGVRSFGSEPDAVAGLVAAEVAGYQRSQVAATAKHFPGHGDTSVDSHYGFPVITHTRAQWDALDAPPFRAAIRAGIDSIMTAHIQFPALDDSGDPATLSRPILTGILREELGYDGVVVTDSLGMEGVRTKYGDDRVPVLALKAGVDQLLNPPSLAVAWNAVLKAVQEGELTEERLDASILRILRLKAGLRLFESPYVSQAGVTRTVGTAAHLAAADRIAERTTTLLVNEGRLLPLSRRRHPRLLVVGADPASPSGTTGPPTGVLATALTELGFTATALSTGTTPSATTIAQAVAAARGVDAVVAGTYNVTATSAQKTLVEQLVATGKPVVAVAIRNPYDVAHLPSVRACLAAYSWTDVELRAAARVIAGRVEPRGKLPVPVQRADEPTRVLYPVGYGLSY; encoded by the coding sequence ATGCCCTCCAGACGCACCTTTCTCGCCGGCACCGCAGGCATCACCACGGCCCTGACGATCGGCAACCCCGCCCACGCGGGCGCCACGAACGACAAGAGCGACAAGAGCGACAAGAGCGACAAGCAACTCCGAGCCCTGATCTCCCGCATGACCCTCCCGGAAAAGGTCGGCCAGCTCTTCGTGACGCGGGTGTACGGCCACTCCGCCACCGCCCCCGACCAGGCCGACATCGACGCCAACCTCAAGGAGCTCGGCGTCCGCACGGCCGCCGAGCTGGTCGCCCGGTACCGGGTCGGCGGGATCATCTACTTCACCTGGGCGCACAACACCCGGGATCCGCATCAGATCGCCGACCTGTCCAACGGGATCCAGAAGGCGTCCCTGGAGCGGCAGCGCGGGCTGCCCGTGCTCATCTCCACCGACCAGGAGCACGGCATCGTCTGCCGCGTCGGCGAGCCCGCCACCCTCTTCCCCGGCGCCATGGCCGTCGGCGCCGGCGGCTCCCGCGCCGACGCCCGCACCCTCGGCCGTATCGCCGGCCAGGAGTTGCGCGCGATCGGCGTCCGGCAGAACTACTCCCCCGTCGCCGACGTGAACGTCAACCCGGCCAACCCGGTCATCGGCGTACGCTCCTTCGGCTCCGAGCCGGACGCCGTCGCCGGCCTGGTCGCCGCCGAGGTCGCCGGGTACCAGCGCTCCCAGGTCGCCGCCACCGCCAAGCACTTCCCGGGGCACGGCGACACCTCCGTCGACAGCCACTACGGCTTCCCGGTCATCACCCACACACGTGCGCAGTGGGACGCGCTGGACGCGCCGCCCTTCCGGGCCGCCATCCGGGCCGGCATCGACTCGATCATGACCGCGCACATCCAGTTCCCGGCCCTCGACGACTCCGGCGACCCGGCCACCCTCTCCCGCCCGATCCTCACCGGCATCCTGCGTGAGGAGCTCGGTTACGACGGGGTCGTGGTGACCGACTCGCTCGGCATGGAGGGCGTGCGGACCAAGTACGGCGACGACCGCGTGCCCGTGCTCGCGCTCAAGGCCGGCGTGGACCAGCTCCTCAACCCGCCCTCCCTGGCCGTCGCGTGGAACGCCGTGCTGAAGGCCGTACAGGAGGGGGAACTGACCGAGGAGCGGCTCGACGCGTCGATCCTGCGGATTCTGCGGCTGAAGGCGGGACTGCGGCTGTTCGAGTCCCCGTACGTCAGCCAGGCCGGCGTCACCCGGACCGTCGGCACCGCCGCACACCTGGCGGCGGCCGACCGGATCGCCGAACGGACGACCACGCTGCTGGTCAACGAGGGGCGTCTGCTGCCGCTCTCCCGTCGCCGCCACCCGAGGCTCCTCGTCGTCGGCGCCGACCCCGCCTCACCGTCGGGGACCACCGGCCCGCCCACCGGCGTCCTCGCCACCGCCCTCACCGAACTCGGCTTCACGGCCACCGCCCTGTCCACCGGCACGACGCCTTCCGCCACCACCATCGCCCAGGCCGTCGCGGCGGCGCGGGGCGTGGACGCGGTGGTGGCCGGGACCTACAACGTCACGGCGACCAGCGCCCAGAAGACCCTCGTCGAGCAGCTGGTGGCCACGGGGAAGCCGGTCGTGGCGGTCGCGATCCGCAATCCGTACGACGTGGCCCACCTGCCGTCCGTCCGGGCTTGCTTGGCGGCATACTCCTGGACCGACGTCGAACTGCGCGCCGCCGCACGGGTGATCGCGGGCCGGGTCGAGCCGCGCGGGAAGCTGCCGGTGCCGGTGCAGCGGGCGGACGAGCCCACGCGGGTGCTGTATCCGGTCGGCTACGGGCTGTCGTACTAG
- a CDS encoding S28 family serine protease translates to MRKALRWLLAFTVLIGTLSTAGAATAAEPEAEGTTGTTGTTATTDIKERLLSIPGMSLIEEKPYTGYRFFVLDYTQPVDHRHPSKGTFQQRITLLHKDVSRPTVFFTSGYNVSTTPRRSEPTQIVDGNQVSMEYRFFTPSRPDPADWTKLDIWQAASDQHRIFKALKAIYTEKWLSTGGSKGGMTATYYERFYPRDMDGVVAYVAPNDVVNKEDSAYDRFFATVGTKECRDRLNGVQREALVRREPMEKRYAAYAAENGYTFDTVGSLDKAYEATVLDYVWGFWQYSLLSDCGSIPADAKNATDQEIWDSIDTIAGFSFYTDQGLSPYTPYYYQAGTQLGAPTIHFPHIEKKYNRYGYQPPRNFVPRSIPMKFQPFAMLDVDSWVRHNARQMLFVYGENDPWGAEPFRLGKGAKDSYVFTAPGLNHGANVAGLVPDQKALATARILDWAGVAPSAVQADPSAAKPLAKFDAKLDKRDVEREMTLRP, encoded by the coding sequence ATGCGCAAGGCGCTCAGATGGCTGCTGGCGTTCACAGTGCTCATAGGCACGTTGAGCACGGCGGGCGCGGCCACCGCCGCCGAGCCGGAGGCCGAAGGCACCACAGGCACTACAGGCACCACCGCGACCACGGACATCAAGGAACGGCTGCTCTCCATACCGGGGATGAGCCTGATCGAGGAGAAGCCCTACACCGGGTACCGCTTCTTCGTCCTCGACTACACCCAGCCGGTGGACCACCGGCACCCGTCCAAGGGCACGTTCCAGCAGCGGATCACCCTGCTGCACAAGGACGTCAGCCGCCCGACGGTCTTCTTCACCAGCGGCTACAACGTCTCCACCACGCCCCGCCGCAGCGAGCCGACCCAGATCGTGGACGGCAACCAGGTCTCCATGGAGTACCGCTTCTTCACCCCGTCCCGGCCCGACCCGGCCGACTGGACCAAGCTGGACATCTGGCAGGCGGCCAGCGACCAGCACCGTATCTTCAAGGCCCTGAAGGCGATCTACACCGAGAAGTGGCTCTCCACGGGCGGCTCCAAGGGCGGCATGACCGCCACCTACTACGAGCGCTTCTACCCGCGCGACATGGACGGCGTCGTCGCCTACGTCGCCCCCAACGACGTGGTGAACAAGGAGGACTCGGCCTACGACCGCTTCTTCGCCACCGTCGGCACCAAGGAGTGCCGCGACCGGCTGAACGGCGTGCAGCGGGAGGCGCTGGTGCGCCGGGAACCGATGGAGAAGAGGTACGCGGCGTACGCGGCGGAGAACGGCTACACCTTCGACACCGTCGGCAGCCTTGACAAGGCTTACGAGGCCACGGTCCTTGACTACGTCTGGGGCTTCTGGCAGTACAGCCTGCTCTCCGACTGCGGCTCGATCCCGGCCGACGCGAAGAACGCCACCGACCAGGAGATCTGGGACTCCATCGACACCATCGCCGGGTTCTCCTTCTACACCGACCAGGGCCTGTCGCCGTACACGCCGTACTACTACCAGGCGGGCACGCAGCTCGGCGCGCCGACGATCCACTTCCCGCACATCGAGAAGAAGTACAACCGCTACGGCTACCAGCCGCCCCGGAACTTCGTCCCGCGCTCGATCCCGATGAAGTTCCAGCCGTTCGCGATGCTTGACGTGGACAGCTGGGTGCGGCACAACGCCCGGCAGATGCTCTTCGTCTACGGCGAGAACGACCCGTGGGGCGCGGAGCCGTTCCGCCTCGGCAAGGGCGCGAAGGACAGTTACGTCTTCACCGCCCCCGGCCTGAACCACGGCGCGAACGTGGCCGGTCTGGTGCCGGATCAGAAGGCGCTCGCCACGGCCAGGATCCTCGACTGGGCGGGCGTGGCCCCGTCCGCCGTCCAGGCCGACCCGTCGGCGGCCAAGCCGCTGGCGAAGTTCGACGCGAAGCTGGACAAGCGGGACGTGGAGCGCGAGATGACTCTACGGCCGTAA